CTGTCGCTCTCTCTCATTCTCAGtgtttctctctctcttagTGTGGAGCAGGTTTTGAGATACTTTTGAAATTCGAATCTTTCTCTCGGCACTCGTTGATTTTGGCTACTCGCTACCTTTTTGGCCAAcgcaaaaatacaaaaataaaataacaaaaataattagCTAGCCCTACGCCAagagagaaaaataaaaacaaaacaaaaaaattaagtgcTGTGGAATTTTTGTGTTCACCTTAGTGGGCAGGGCCTGTTCTTTTTAGACTCTTACCTGTGGGTTAAACAGAAGAAAGCCTCGGGCTCTGTAAGCTTTATCTTTCGGCCGGAGAGCTGACAAGAATCCAAGTAGTCTTTTTGAACAAGTTTTGGTTTccagattttttgttgttagttTTTAGCCATTAAAATGCCtggcattgtttttgtttttaaggtAGGAATCCAGTGTATTGAGTGGCACTTCAAAtgtgtttgttttctttttttattcacaaaaCAAAGGATAAGTGGAATTTTTCCAGAATTTTGTTTGTTAATAactttttagttaatttttatGAAGAATTTCTGCAATTTAAGAGATTGAATTTTGGTTTAGAATTTATTTTAGATTCGAGATGCTTTTGGGTTGAAATTTATCTGggtttataattaatatttttaagcgTAACGCGCACCAACACTTGCTGTTTTTAAACGTAAATGTATTTAACAAACACGTACACAGGGGAGACAATTTTTTGAGATATGTACAAATCACGGCACGATCGACCCGAGGGGGCGGGGGAGAGGGCGGCAGGGGGGCGGTTACGGGAGCAGCCAGCAGCATCAACGGCAGTCAGCTACCACAAACCACGTAAATGCGAGCGGacagaaaaatcaaaaacaacaaaaaataaagagtcCAAAAAAATCCACGTACAACTCGTActcagatacaaagatacatcCGACCGAAAAACAAACTCGAACCGAAAGCAAAAAACGAAGCGAACCGATGCGAACAGAACGAGTACGAGTTGGAGATACACGGCAGCTGAAATGTGTTTTTCTACATTTTGTTTGAAATAGGAGCTGAAGCCAGTGCAGCTACCAATTCGCTCCTCAAGTAGTCCCAACTCTTCCCACACACAGCGAGTCAGTTGCAGTTGAAAAGCGCTTTTCTCGAGGCGGCTGGCGATGCAACAAgttcactcacacacacacacacctataATCGTAACCactccaacacacacacagattcCCAGCCGCAGGGGCACAGGGCGAtacaagatacagatacaagtcGTGGAAGCGAGAGAGAGACATACAAATGCAGTTCACTTTTTTCCACTGCGATCCGCGCGCAGGTGTGTTAACCACGATCAATTCTCGAAGACTGAGCCACTTACCACCGATCTGGGCCCAGAGGGAGAGAGTCTTGGAGACAGAGAGCCGTGGGTCGGAGAGAAACTGGCCGAGAGTTCAACGAGTAGCTGGAAAACCAGCTtattgcacttgaaaaaatatctaaCAATTGGATAGCCATACAAAAAAGTATCTAAAAGATAACCAGATAACCAATTCCTTAACCAGACCTATTCTATAAGGAAGGTTTTAGGAGATACAACCTAAGAGATCGTACACCTAACCCCCATTTTGGGTTATATCTTATAGTCCCCATTCAAAAAAGATACAACCTAATCTATTGATTTAAAAACCCCCCTTTGATTTCTCAAAGTGTAAGAGAGGAATCGAAGTAAACCCAACCGACCGCCAGTCGCACGCTGATTTCCGGACAAACGGACTGACGGACAGCCCGCCCCAGAGAGCCGACGGACTGGCGGAGCGTGGAACGTGCATTCGTACGACGAGTTATTGTCAGTTAGAGCGCTACCTGTTTACCGACCAACTACCGACTACCACCACCGACTgctgcttttttttattttttattttttttttggttccaACCTGGTCAAGTCCGGGGGTAGACCAAAATTACCCGGGTGTTGCCAGATTGCCACTGCCTGTTCAGGGTTACGAGGGGGGAGGTGCTAGGGGCCAAGAAGGGTGCATACGCTACTGGAGGGTGTAACTGTGGTAGTCCCCcgtttattgttattatatgCATAAATTTTGTTGCGGGGGAGTATTGGGTTCTTGGGTCACTTGTGCGGATTCGTTAAGGGGAATGACTAATcggaaattatttatttttaggaagGTAAGACGATAAGGTTTCGGCGAAGAAAGGGTTGTTAATACCTGGAAGTTTAGGGTGTCTGGAGATTAATGCAATATTTGCGATTAAAAGTTTATAACTATGGAATTTCCTTAGTATTATAGTCTTTTTGAGGAATTCTTTTTTCTTGAAACCCAATACCCCGATACTGTCAAAATACTGTATCCTACTAGATGATGAAAGTTTTCAGAACCAACCATCTGGCAACTTACCTTTTCTTTCCCTTTTcataaaaggaaagaaggtAACAACAAAAAGTCAGGGTCTTACCAGATTCCAAAGGAGAGGGAGTTTCGATAATAATGATCATAATGATCGCGATGTTGAAAAGAAAACCCaaacccatacccatacccatgaagaaaaaaaaaacaaaccttCCAAACAAAAGAGAGCCAGGCCCGTGTAATTAAGGCGCTGACTGCACAGTGGAACTAAATTGTGGCTGTTGCCACTGCAAAAACCGTAAATGTAGATACAAAGCGGCAGTTGTTGGTAAGAAAAAGAATTGGTCGAAAAGAGAAGACGGAAAACGGTAGCTGGCTCATAGGGCGAGCGAATTGTTATGCTAGTCGTTGACTTCCCCCATCAgcaactgttgctgctgctgctgtttggtgttgcacttgaaaaaatatcaaataagaTAAATGGGTTGAAAAAAGATAGGTATTTCAAAGGAAAACTATACGAGAGATAGATTAagaatttttacaaaattagaCAAAAAAGTTTCCTGTactaaaacaaatatattttgtatttttaaatatgtattcCATATCTTTACCTTTATAAATGACATTATAAGACCGAAAAAGTCTAGATTGAGGACGATATGATATCAGGTTCTTCCACGACACTTTTCTATTGTTCTTCTGGTACAAAACAGAATCCTTAGAGgccttaaaaattttaaacatccATAATACCTTACCCATTTTTCCTCAGTGCCCACAATTTCCTGTAGCTTCACTCCTTGAATATTTTGCATCGCTTAAcgattttcaaataaattacttGAAAACTGTGTAAAACATGTGGTCGACTGGGGAGTTCATCTGGTAGTTGGAAATTGTTAGTAGTATCTATGTTGGCGGGGGCTAGAGGGCCCAAAGCAACAGGTTCATTGATCGCATTTGAAATGCTTCGTTGGCCCCCGCAGGTAGCTTGagtttttctcaatttttggGCTGGGCCTGGATCGAATCCGATTTGGAATCGGATCGTTGAGCCAAATTAATGATGGTTAGATGCATTTCAATGCCCCCGGCTGTCAGCGAGACACACATTTGTCATTTGTTCTCGGtatattctttatttaataattaaagctcttatttagttttcttttttctttgtgtGTCCACTCGATGACTTACAACATAAAATGGCTGCCTCTCATgtgttttttgtatatataataatttaataatcaTAATGCATACATTTAATATCTAACACTTTGTAGTTCTtgtgtttaatttaatttgcagTGTCGCCGAATTGGaaatttctatttaaaatatataaaatatatgtatatattcgcTATCGTcttaataaacacaaaactgAAGCTTCATAAGTGTTGCATCCTCACTCAATCTTGGTATTTGAATACTGACCCAAAAAAATTAGGAAATCAGCATTTTAAAGATCATATCTTTATACGACAAAGTAACTACTGGATTCTGAATTAATATctattaatattattgtttGATCTACTATGAACATTGATGTGTGAGTGTGCCTCCTAAAAAAACCGCAACCTATCAAAAAGCTAACTAAGTCTGGCTTATATCTCAATTGTCTCTAACTAAGAATCGTTTCCAATAAGGACGAAAACCGTTGATGATTATTCACATAAACCCCGTTtcgtatattatttatatatttatgacGATGGAAGCAGCTATGGAAAATGGGAAACTTGTGTCGGCCCTCGATAAGGATTTCTGAATGAACTATTAATCTTTGATAATTCCGAAATGTTGGTCTCGCGTCTTTCTCGTTTTGGTTTACCCTTTCTGTAAATAGACATTTATCTAAAAATCTCTCGCCGTGCCTTGCCTTTGGAGCCTTGAATACCTAATCATTCTAATTTGGATTCCGATTTAGCCTAGATGAATTCTATATACATTAGACAATCAATTTGGTCTGCTGTACGATCTCTTCTCCCCTCGCGCggctatatttttgtatatttaagTGACATGACAACCTCACTAAACAttagttgtatatatatacctatatatgtTAATTTTGTAAGCTATATAACAAGAATACACACCAAAAATGTTCAATTGTATTCCtctatatgtgtatataatatatacgtGTAAGTACGCTTTTGttcaaaatagttttaaaCCCGATTTTTGAATGACCGACTAAATTCCTTGGACTAAGCAATCATCTATGCCTAAAGACTAATTGGTTTCCGTTTCCTTGGCTTACATTCTaagtgtgtgttttgttttggtaGTACCCGTACTAGTGTCGAACAAGTCCATGAATCTTGGCCTAATCCATGAAATAGCTAAAACTGCGACGCTTGAGCCGGCTGCTCAGAGCCGATCTGGAGCGTGTCTTTAACCTTAGTTACCCGGACTTTATCCAGCGATCAATAGAGTATTCCAGTGCGGATATCCAGCTAAAAAAAAGCAGGGTTAAATCTTCGAGAGATcagtaaaatatataaataaatacccaCCGCTTCTTATCCATTTCGCTTTCGGTGCAGAAAAAATAATGACGCAATTTGGTTTCTGGTGGTATTATCTCGAACGAGTTCTTCTTTCCGGACGCGTTCGCGGACATTGAGGCCACTTTGTAGCCGTGCAAGCAGGCCATGCCTAATTAAATAGAATTGAATTAATTGTTGGTCAATCACCTGGGCACTGGTCTCTTAAAATGACTCACCGAATGCACTCTTGCTATTTGCATCTTGGTAAAAATAGAGGCAGGCATCCTTAAGAACACAATACCGCTTCGACCAGCCGCACCACCTTGAGCCCAATTTCAGCAAGTAGCCGAAGCAATCGGGCCTTTGGATGCTGGTGGGGCTCTGATACAAACACCGGGCACTGTAGGAGAGATGGTTAAATGAGATCGACAGAATTAGGAACATTCCGATTTCATATCAGTTGGTGAACGTGTTATCTCACCTCTTGTCTAGCCACTGGTTATCCTGAGCAGCTGCCTGTCTTAGAAGTTGGAGCCACCGGTTGGCCAGTTCATCGGAGTCGGCAGCCACATACATGGGGATGCCTTCGCCAGAGTCCACCTTGAAGGCGAATGGCTTGCCAATGTCCACGGAGCACAAGTCGACGGTGTGCTTGGCCATAATCATGGCACCCACAGGCTGAGAGTCCTGGAAATacatgatttttaattaagagATTCCTAGTAATGTCCTTTTAACTTACATCTTCAGTTTTGTAGTAGTACAGACAATTATCGGGCCTCAGGGAGAACCAACGTCGCACCCATTTCTTTGAGTTGGGAGCTCCTTTGGCCTGCCCACTCTGCCGCCACAGATATCCGCTGAAAATGGGCTGACTTGGTGGCTCCAGCTGTTCGTGCATGAGGACCCCAATGGTCCTGGCTACCTGGAGTTCCAGTTTCTCGCAGCCATCGTGGGCTATCTTAACCACCTCGGTGTGATGTTTGTCCAGCACCTGAACCCCATTCACGGATATGATGATGTCGCCCACTTCGAGGCCCGAACTCTCAGCCGGAGTCTCCGGTTCAATGGCAGCCACCACCACGGGCTTCGAGCCATGAATGCGAAAGCCAAACTCACCCGAATCACTTTTCACCACCACAGTCTTGTCCACGCCTGGAAAAAAGCATAGAAAATAGATGAAAATTTATCTCACTGTAAAAGTCATGCGAGCTTATTTATAGAGGAAAGCGATTTAAGTGATTTGTGTGATTTTATTTCCGGATTGTCGCTGTCCGGTCATCAGTTACCATGTGCACCATTGCTCAGTGTGGATATCACATAGCTCTCGCGTGCCCAAACCAGAAGCATTAGCTTTAGGACCTCCTCCAACTTCCGACGAACCGAATCCGGCGCTGAATTGGAGGCTATTAACTCTAATcggccaaaaaaaagagaaaaaataataagaaaaataataagaaaattaCTAGAGGATGGCCCGActatttggtttttgtttaccCACCAATCATTTGGCTTTAGTTATGTGTAAATACcaccaaaaatatttcacttttcgcactttattttatttacatttgcCTTAGATTCGTAAGAGGCGTTCAGAATTTTTTATGGTCGGCCCACAACAAAGCACGCAACTCGACTAACaataagccaaaaaaaatcaaaactacCAGCCGTTTTTTTCGGTTCTACATATAGTTGTGTATGCCAAGTGCCGGTCGTGAAAAGTCGGCGGAGCGCCATTCATTATCTATAAGGCTCTACTACCTCGCTGGCTTTTCTCCCGATCTCTCTCGCTAGTTCATTGTAAAAGCCACGCACGTTGCGCCAAAATTAGAATATTGTTTTGGGTGATAGAACAGGGTGTTTTTTTCGTTtagatgttttttttataaaaaaaaacattttttgtcaaactTTTTAAGGTCTCctgttctcagttctagcagAAGGCTTTATCTTTCGCCCAATAAATCGATTTTAGATTTTCTTATGAATAACTTACGAAAGCTGTTGTGTTTTTGGCGATGATACATTTCCAGGGTGCAGCGACGTTGAACCAGTCTATGGAGAATTACTTGGTATTTGGCATGAAAGCCTTTTTCAGATTCTGTGGAGGCACGACGTTCTCGAGAACgatctgtaaaaaaaatcagaataagtcttataaaaaaaatctgggaaaaaccccattttcaagggatcccataaTGAAATGGTGGCAGAATGGTGGtgaatcgacccagaaatcgtttaaggtactccgcttgagaatcagatgagaattgaagaagatatggccatcacagtgaaccctataggggaaaaccccattttcaagggatccatcacgaaaaatggacaaaaaatctaaaaaatattttgtctcaagcTTTCAATGCAGAATCGGCATACTATATGGGATATTTTCGATAAATATCAAATCTTAaccgcaagggtatatcactAATGTTGATATTTGGGTTTTAAGAATTTACATTGTTTTAGCCC
This region of Drosophila bipectinata strain 14024-0381.07 chromosome 2L, DbipHiC1v2, whole genome shotgun sequence genomic DNA includes:
- the LOC108126035 gene encoding uncharacterized protein isoform X1; amino-acid sequence: MIELIASNSAPDSVRRKLEEVLKLMLLVWARESYVISTLSNGAHGVDKTVVVKSDSGEFGFRIHGSKPVVVAAIEPETPAESSGLEVGDIIISVNGVQVLDKHHTEVVKIAHDGCEKLELQVARTIGVLMHEQLEPPSQPIFSGYLWRQSGQAKGAPNSKKWVRRWFSLRPDNCLYYYKTEDDSQPVGAMIMAKHTVDLCSVDIGKPFAFKVDSGEGIPMYVAADSDELANRWLQLLRQAAAQDNQWLDKSARCLYQSPTSIQRPDCFGYLLKLGSRWCGWSKRYCVLKDACLYFYQDANSKSAFGMACLHGYKVASMSANASGKKNSFEIIPPETKLRHYFFCTESEMDKKRWISALEYSIDRWIKSG